One window of Paludibacter propionicigenes WB4 genomic DNA carries:
- a CDS encoding TlpA disulfide reductase family protein, with amino-acid sequence MKKIYLALVLCGMVSITLNAVNNRKKTVSSNPVPNFLISGEVKGINQGVVYLGYRENAKDKKDSAIIAGGKFSFKGKVIEPVYAFLSTKDRKVFVGFFLENNKVTISVDSLGKSTVKGSPISDIYIGWAKMWSVVTQKAGDIYKRMNEEYKKEGLDPNSRTAKLSDSARKAFDDEFKVLNVETDSTVFPVVRKYPNSVASAFIIVDRYVSWHDVSNAQKMFNYLTPEARKSVYGIQIKEFLDTEAKVSIGKVAPNFTMNDTTGHPVKLSDFKGKYVLLDFWASWCGPCRKENPNVVNAYKKFHDKGFEIVQVSLDTKKPAWIAAIQKDGLNWNHLSDLKGWQNEAVLMYGVKAVPTNFLIDKDGKIIARDLREEKLQETLSEIFK; translated from the coding sequence ATGGTTTCAATAACGCTAAATGCCGTTAATAACCGAAAAAAGACAGTCTCGTCTAATCCGGTTCCGAATTTTCTGATTTCGGGTGAAGTAAAAGGAATTAATCAGGGAGTTGTTTATCTTGGATATCGTGAAAATGCAAAAGACAAAAAGGATTCGGCTATTATTGCAGGCGGTAAATTTAGTTTTAAAGGAAAGGTGATTGAACCTGTGTACGCGTTTTTATCAACAAAAGACAGGAAAGTTTTTGTTGGCTTCTTTCTTGAAAATAATAAAGTAACCATATCTGTTGACTCTTTAGGAAAGTCGACCGTAAAAGGATCTCCTATCTCCGATATATATATCGGGTGGGCTAAAATGTGGAGTGTAGTGACACAAAAAGCAGGGGATATTTATAAACGAATGAATGAGGAATATAAGAAAGAAGGACTAGACCCGAATAGCCGTACTGCAAAACTAAGTGACTCTGCACGCAAAGCTTTTGATGATGAGTTTAAGGTTTTGAATGTAGAAACGGATAGTACCGTTTTTCCAGTAGTTAGGAAATATCCGAACTCTGTTGCTTCTGCTTTTATTATTGTTGATAGATATGTATCCTGGCATGATGTTTCTAATGCTCAGAAAATGTTTAATTATCTTACTCCCGAGGCTAGAAAGTCCGTTTATGGTATTCAGATAAAAGAGTTTTTGGATACTGAAGCTAAAGTTTCAATAGGAAAAGTTGCTCCCAATTTTACTATGAATGATACTACAGGTCACCCCGTTAAACTGTCTGATTTTAAAGGCAAATATGTATTGCTCGATTTTTGGGCTTCTTGGTGCGGACCTTGCCGGAAAGAAAATCCGAATGTGGTGAATGCTTATAAAAAGTTTCATGATAAGGGTTTTGAAATAGTTCAGGTGTCGTTGGATACAAAGAAGCCTGCATGGATAGCAGCAATACAAAAAGATGGTTTAAACTGGAATCATCTTTCGGACTTGAAGGGCTGGCAAAATGAAGCCGTACTTATGTATGGTGTAAAAGCGGTTCCAACCAATTTTTTGATTGATAAAGATGGAAAAATAATAGCTCGTGATTTGAGAGAAGAAAAACTTCAGGAAACCCTTAGTGAAATATTTAAATAG